From Ruminococcus sp. HUN007, a single genomic window includes:
- the asd gene encoding aspartate-semialdehyde dehydrogenase produces MKHYNVGIIGATGMVGQRFATLLENHPWFTVTVLAASPRSKGKTYEEAAGSRWAMTTPMPESMKKMVLMDATADIKEIASKVDFVFCAVDMKKDEIKALEEAYAKAECPVVSNNSAHRFTDDVPMVVPEINPEHIEIIKAQRERLGTKKGFIAVKSNCSIQSYVPALEPLRKFGITKVLACTYQAISGAGKTFETWPEMVDNLIPYIGGEEEKSEQEPLKVWGRIEGNKIVKASSPAITTQCLRVPVSNGHTAAVFVSFDKKPSKEEILKCWKEFSGVPQELELPHAPKQFLNYFEENDRPQAKLDRDLEGGMAVSIGRLREDTQYDYKFVCLSHNTLRGAAGGAVLLAELLAAKGYFD; encoded by the coding sequence ATGAAACATTACAACGTAGGTATTATCGGTGCAACAGGTATGGTAGGTCAGAGATTTGCTACACTTCTCGAAAACCACCCTTGGTTCACTGTAACAGTTCTTGCTGCTTCACCTCGTTCAAAGGGCAAGACATATGAAGAAGCTGCAGGCAGCAGATGGGCTATGACAACACCAATGCCTGAATCAATGAAGAAGATGGTCCTCATGGACGCTACAGCAGACATCAAGGAGATCGCTTCAAAGGTGGATTTCGTTTTCTGCGCAGTTGACATGAAGAAGGATGAGATCAAGGCTCTTGAAGAAGCTTATGCAAAGGCTGAATGCCCGGTAGTTTCAAACAACTCAGCTCACAGATTCACAGATGACGTTCCTATGGTAGTTCCTGAAATCAACCCTGAACACATCGAGATCATCAAGGCTCAGAGAGAAAGACTCGGCACAAAGAAGGGCTTTATCGCAGTTAAGTCAAACTGCTCAATCCAGAGCTACGTTCCTGCGCTTGAACCATTAAGAAAGTTCGGTATCACAAAGGTTCTCGCTTGTACATACCAGGCAATTTCAGGTGCCGGCAAGACTTTCGAGACATGGCCTGAAATGGTTGATAACCTTATCCCTTACATCGGCGGCGAAGAAGAAAAGTCAGAACAGGAACCACTCAAGGTATGGGGCAGGATCGAAGGCAACAAGATCGTTAAGGCTTCATCACCTGCAATTACAACACAGTGTCTCCGTGTTCCAGTTTCAAACGGCCACACAGCTGCTGTTTTCGTATCATTCGACAAGAAGCCTTCAAAGGAAGAGATCTTAAAGTGCTGGAAGGAATTCTCAGGTGTTCCGCAGGAACTCGAACTTCCTCACGCACCAAAGCAGTTCCTCAACTACTTTGAAGAAAACGACCGTCCGCAGGCTAAGCTCGACAGAGATCTTGAAGGCGGTATGGCAGTTTCTATCGGCCGTCTCAGAGAAGACACACAGTACGACTACAAGTTCGTATGCCTTTCACACAATACATTAAGAGGCGCAGCAGGCGGTGCTGTTCTTCTTGCTGAATTACTCGCTGCAAAGGGATACTTTGACTGA
- the dapA gene encoding 4-hydroxy-tetrahydrodipicolinate synthase, with product MKNTIFTGAGVAIVTPMNEDGSINYEEFGRIIDFQIENGTDAIIVCGTTGESSTMTDEEHKECIRYCVEKTAKRVPVIAGTGSNDTAYAIELSKEAESLGADGLLVVTPYYNKSTQRGLVAHFTAIADAVNIPIILYNIPGRTGVNIAIDTYKQLGKHKNIVAVKEASGNLSYIAKLIAECGDLLDVYSGNDDQIVPIMSLGGKGVISVLSNVMPKEAHQIAQYCLDNNCAEAAKLQIKLLKFINNLFIEVNPIPVKEAMNMAGWKCGIGRMPLYPMSDENRQILKDSMAELGLLK from the coding sequence ATGAAGAATACAATATTTACCGGTGCCGGTGTTGCTATCGTAACACCAATGAACGAAGACGGTTCCATTAATTATGAAGAATTCGGAAGAATCATAGATTTTCAGATCGAAAACGGCACAGACGCTATCATCGTATGCGGTACAACAGGTGAGTCATCAACAATGACTGATGAGGAACACAAGGAATGCATCAGATACTGTGTTGAAAAGACTGCAAAGAGAGTACCTGTTATCGCCGGTACAGGAAGCAACGACACAGCTTATGCTATCGAGCTTTCCAAGGAAGCTGAATCACTCGGCGCAGACGGCCTTCTCGTTGTTACTCCTTACTACAACAAGTCCACACAGCGCGGTCTCGTTGCTCACTTCACAGCAATTGCTGATGCAGTGAATATTCCGATCATCCTCTACAACATTCCTGGCAGAACAGGCGTAAACATCGCTATCGATACATACAAGCAGCTCGGAAAGCACAAGAACATCGTTGCAGTAAAGGAAGCAAGCGGCAACTTAAGCTATATTGCAAAGCTCATCGCTGAATGCGGAGATCTTCTTGACGTATACAGCGGCAACGACGATCAGATCGTTCCGATCATGTCACTCGGCGGAAAGGGCGTTATTTCAGTTCTTTCAAACGTTATGCCGAAGGAAGCTCACCAGATCGCTCAGTACTGCCTCGACAACAACTGTGCAGAGGCTGCAAAGCTCCAGATAAAGCTTCTTAAGTTCATCAACAACCTTTTCATCGAGGTAAATCCTATCCCTGTTAAGGAAGCTATGAACATGGCAGGCTGGAAGTGCGGTATCGGCCGTATGCCTCTCTATCCTATGTCTGACGAAAACAGACAGATCCTTAAGGATTCAATGGCTGAACTCGGTCTCTTAAAGTAA
- the dapB gene encoding 4-hydroxy-tetrahydrodipicolinate reductase, with protein sequence MTDIIISGANGHMGHMIYECIKERSDCRVVAGIDINTEKYADFPIFATPSELNIKGDVIIDFSHPALLDALLEYSSKTGTPVVYATTGYTDEQIDKIKEAAETSPVFFSWNMSMGINLLVELSKKAAAFLGDQFDIEILEKHHNRKLDAPSGTALMLANGINEVFDGEKEYVYDRHSVRKKREKKEIGISSIRGGTIVGEHDIIFAGNDEVITLSHSAASRRVFAVGSINAALFLKGKPAGMYDMSDVFKEL encoded by the coding sequence ATGACTGATATAATCATCAGCGGTGCAAACGGACACATGGGTCATATGATCTATGAATGCATCAAGGAAAGAAGTGACTGCAGAGTAGTTGCAGGTATCGACATCAATACTGAAAAGTACGCTGATTTTCCGATATTCGCCACACCGTCAGAGCTTAATATAAAGGGCGACGTAATAATCGATTTTTCACACCCTGCACTTCTCGATGCACTTCTTGAGTACAGTTCAAAGACAGGTACTCCGGTAGTTTATGCAACAACAGGATACACTGACGAGCAGATCGACAAGATCAAGGAAGCAGCCGAGACATCTCCAGTATTCTTCTCATGGAACATGTCAATGGGTATCAACCTTCTCGTTGAGCTTTCAAAGAAGGCTGCCGCTTTCCTCGGCGATCAGTTCGACATCGAGATCCTCGAAAAGCACCACAACCGCAAACTCGACGCTCCGAGCGGAACAGCTCTCATGCTCGCAAACGGTATCAACGAAGTATTTGACGGCGAAAAGGAATACGTATACGACCGTCACTCAGTACGTAAAAAGCGTGAAAAGAAGGAGATCGGCATAAGCTCGATCCGCGGCGGCACCATCGTCGGCGAACACGACATCATCTTTGCCGGAAACGACGAAGTCATCACTCTTTCACACAGCGCAGCATCAAGACGCGTATTCGCAGTAGGTTCGATCAATGCCGCACTGTTCTTAAAAGGCAAGCCGGCAGGCATGTATGACATGTCAGATGTTTTCAAGGAACTCTGA
- a CDS encoding AAA family ATPase, which translates to MGTYLNPGKKAFEKAVNSDIYIDKTEMIRYLNSVINTKQQYVSVSRPRRFGKTMAADMICAYYDRDADSRDLFSDRLLAKSNPFKTETKEILWDKYLGGFDVIRLTMTKFFKRKKSVSEALGDMQRLVIRDLKKAYPDVDYFDDEDLIQTIDDVYTDSDRQIVIVIDEWDAVFRESKDDKDGQTEYLDFLRDLLKDNEHIALAYMTGILPIKKYGKHSALNMFDEYSMMNPMQMAPYTGFLTSEVEELTVKYGRDLESIKDWYDGYKVSDIIPPDPDHEILRETGKSPEGKKYDLYSPLSVVKSVMTGRISNYWNKTETYEALAEYIRKDYDGLKDAVALLMDGGKLKIDTSSYQNDMTSFTCRDDVLSLLIHLGYLGFDDETSEVFIPNKEILDEFRTSTKSDEWIPTFKSFELSVELLKATWNEDAEKVAEIIEKMHDKADNRTYNDEAALSYAIRMAYYSAQKYYTIIPETDSGKGYADLICIPSPKFADKPALVVELKYNKDANGAVAQIRNRDYPERLEHYKGNILLIGINYEKDLPNTDPKFKHHSCVIEKACN; encoded by the coding sequence ATGGGAACATATCTTAACCCCGGTAAAAAAGCTTTTGAGAAAGCGGTTAATTCAGATATTTATATTGATAAAACTGAGATGATCAGATATCTGAATTCAGTAATAAATACAAAACAACAATACGTAAGTGTTTCCCGTCCTCGTCGTTTTGGAAAGACTATGGCCGCTGATATGATCTGTGCGTATTATGACAGAGATGCAGACAGCAGAGATTTGTTTTCTGATAGACTACTCGCTAAATCAAATCCGTTTAAGACAGAAACAAAAGAGATTTTATGGGATAAATATCTTGGCGGTTTTGATGTTATTCGTCTTACCATGACAAAGTTTTTCAAAAGAAAAAAATCAGTTTCTGAGGCTTTGGGCGATATGCAGAGACTTGTTATCAGAGATTTGAAGAAAGCATATCCTGATGTTGATTATTTCGATGATGAAGACCTTATCCAGACAATAGATGATGTTTATACAGATAGTGACAGGCAGATCGTTATAGTTATCGATGAATGGGATGCAGTTTTCAGAGAAAGCAAGGATGACAAAGACGGACAGACAGAATACCTTGATTTTCTTCGTGATCTGCTTAAGGATAATGAACATATAGCGCTTGCGTATATGACTGGTATCCTTCCGATAAAAAAATACGGAAAACATTCTGCTCTTAATATGTTTGATGAATATTCCATGATGAACCCGATGCAGATGGCTCCGTATACTGGATTTCTTACATCTGAGGTTGAAGAGCTGACTGTTAAATACGGAAGAGATCTTGAAAGCATAAAGGACTGGTATGACGGATATAAGGTAAGTGACATCATCCCGCCTGATCCGGATCATGAGATTTTACGTGAAACAGGAAAGTCACCTGAAGGAAAGAAATATGATCTGTATAGTCCGCTTTCAGTTGTAAAGTCAGTTATGACGGGCAGGATCAGTAACTACTGGAATAAAACTGAAACCTACGAAGCACTTGCTGAATACATCCGAAAAGACTATGACGGACTAAAGGATGCTGTAGCTCTTCTTATGGACGGTGGAAAACTGAAAATCGACACGTCATCATACCAGAACGACATGACATCCTTTACATGCAGAGACGACGTGCTTTCACTTCTTATTCATCTCGGCTATCTTGGATTTGATGATGAGACCAGCGAAGTGTTTATTCCTAATAAGGAAATATTGGATGAGTTCCGTACCTCAACAAAGTCAGATGAATGGATACCTACGTTTAAATCCTTTGAATTGTCCGTGGAACTCTTGAAAGCGACATGGAACGAAGATGCGGAAAAAGTCGCAGAGATCATAGAAAAAATGCATGATAAAGCGGATAACCGGACATACAATGATGAAGCCGCATTAAGTTATGCGATTAGAATGGCATATTATTCAGCACAGAAGTATTACACGATTATCCCGGAAACAGACAGTGGAAAAGGATATGCAGATCTTATCTGTATCCCGTCACCAAAGTTTGCAGACAAACCGGCACTGGTTGTAGAACTCAAATACAATAAAGATGCAAACGGAGCGGTAGCACAGATCAGAAATCGCGATTATCCGGAAAGACTTGAACATTATAAGGGTAATATCCTTTTGATCGGTATCAATTACGAAAAAGATCT